Proteins encoded within one genomic window of Fragaria vesca subsp. vesca linkage group LG1, FraVesHawaii_1.0, whole genome shotgun sequence:
- the LOC101296429 gene encoding cyclin-A1-1-like: MLNETTAIVCNRELLVDIADIDNSFMDPQLCATFACDIYNHLRASEVKKRPSTDYMEKIQKKINPSMRALLIDWLVEVAEGYSFVPETLYLAVNYIDRYLSGNPIDGERLMLLGIVCLMLASKYEDMWTPSVETFCDLADNIYLEEEVLEMESSVLSYLKYEMTAVTTKSFLSRFVRAARGANHELPSLHLECLAKYLAELSLLDYSMLCYAPSLIAASAIFLANYIMLPSKKPWNATLKHYTLYHPSDLPDCVKDLHRLCYDNPSSGLPAIREKYSEHEYKCVAEKHCPATIPTEYQA, encoded by the coding sequence ATGTTGAACGAAACAACAGCCATTGTCTGCAATAGGGAACTACTTGTGGATATTGCTGATATTGATAACAGCTTCATGGATCCGCAGCTTTGTGCAACCTTTGCTTGTGACATTTACAACCACTTGCGTGCATCCGAGGTCAAGAAAAGACCTTCCACAGATTATATGGAAAAAATTCAGAAAAAAATAAATCCAAGCATGCGTGCATTACTAATCGATTGGCTTGTGGAGGTAGCCGAAGGCTACAGCTTTGTACCTGAGACATTGTATTTGGCTGTGAACTACATAGATCGATATCTTTCGGGGAATCCTATCGATGGAGAACGATTGATGTTACTTGGTATTGTCTGCTTGATGCTTGCATCGAAATATGAAGATATGTGGACACCCTCGGTTGAAACGTTCTGTGACCTTGCTGATAACATTTATCTCGAAGAAGAGGTCTTAGAAATGGAATCTTCTGTGTTGAGTTACTTGAAGTACGAAATGACAGCCGTAACAACTAAATCTTTCTTGAGCCGATTTGTTCGAGCTGCTCGAGGGGCCAATCATGAGCTTCCCTCATTGCATTTGGAGTGCTTAGCGAAGTACCTTGCAGAACTATCTCTTCTAGATTACAGTATGCTTTGTTATGCTCCATCACTTATAGCTGCCTCTGCGATTTTCCTGGCCAATTACATAATGCTACCTTCAAAGAAGCCATGGAATGCTACCTTGAAGCATTACACCCTTTACCATCCTTCAGATTTGCCCGACTGCGTCAAGGATCTCCATCGTCTATGTTACGATAATCCAAGTTCTGGTTTACCTGCCATTAGAGAGAAATATAGTGAACATGAGTACAAGTGTGTTGCCGAGAAGCACTGCCCAGCAACAATCCCTACAGAGTACCAAGCATAG